Proteins encoded within one genomic window of Spirochaeta isovalerica:
- a CDS encoding flavodoxin family protein: protein MRVAVVYFQSGNSAVKKTAEALAQGIATENHIVDLINGETDTDKKLTGYEYIAIGTAPQTLFRGRISDRISTYLKNAGMLSGKRSYAFVCKKGFGSAKALRSLMADMEKEGMMLKISDVLYSAEEATAAGKKLHVKK, encoded by the coding sequence ATGAGAGTAGCCGTCGTATATTTTCAGAGCGGTAACAGCGCAGTCAAAAAAACAGCAGAGGCTCTGGCTCAGGGGATAGCCACGGAAAACCACATTGTAGATCTTATAAACGGTGAAACGGATACGGATAAGAAACTGACCGGATATGAGTATATTGCAATAGGTACAGCTCCCCAGACTCTTTTCAGAGGTCGTATATCCGATAGAATCAGTACATATCTTAAAAATGCCGGGATGCTCAGCGGTAAGAGATCCTATGCATTTGTTTGCAAAAAAGGATTCGGTTCAGCCAAAGCTCTCAGAAGTCTGATGGCGGATATGGAAAAAGAGGGCATGATGCTCAAAATTTCCGATGTTCTTTATTCTGCCGAAGAGGCGACTGCTGCCGGAAAGAAGCTGCACGTCAAAAAATAA
- the secG gene encoding preprotein translocase subunit SecG, whose translation MGIIETLLLVVFAISALLLIIVVLMQDDQGEGLGGIFGGGSSTPFGSSSGNVLTKITGVLGVIFIVSSLGMAYISRTVENDDVLGEARRSVTEQSDNWFENSDSDSSSNE comes from the coding sequence ATGGGGATTATAGAAACACTTTTATTAGTTGTTTTCGCAATTAGCGCATTGCTTCTGATAATCGTCGTCCTTATGCAGGATGATCAGGGTGAAGGACTCGGAGGAATATTCGGTGGAGGAAGCTCTACGCCTTTCGGTTCTTCATCAGGAAATGTTCTGACAAAAATAACTGGAGTGCTCGGTGTAATATTCATCGTAAGTTCTCTGGGAATGGCTTACATTTCCAGAACAGTTGAGAATGATGATGTTCTCGGTGAGGCTCGGAGAAGCGTTACCGAACAGTCTGATAACTGGTTTGAGAACAGCGATTCTGATAGCAGTTCGAACGAGTAA
- the nusB gene encoding transcription antitermination factor NusB — translation MGLRRKARILAFQTIYSWDINHSSIEELLDFSWKKEDINSDVADFARLLAGGTVENIEQIDSVIKKNIRNWEFERLAKVDLAILRTSIFEILFQEDVPAGVTINEAVEIAKSFGSDESYKFINGVLDNIRRTQNG, via the coding sequence ATGGGATTAAGACGCAAAGCCAGAATTCTCGCTTTTCAGACAATTTACAGTTGGGACATTAATCATTCGTCAATTGAAGAACTTCTTGACTTCAGCTGGAAAAAAGAAGATATAAACAGCGACGTAGCCGATTTCGCAAGGCTGCTTGCCGGTGGAACTGTTGAAAATATTGAACAGATAGACAGTGTTATAAAGAAAAATATTCGCAATTGGGAATTTGAAAGACTTGCCAAAGTGGATCTGGCTATCCTGAGAACTTCAATTTTTGAGATACTGTTTCAGGAGGACGTTCCTGCCGGTGTGACCATCAATGAAGCTGTTGAAATCGCAAAAAGCTTCGGATCCGATGAATCCTATAAATTTATCAATGGAGTTCTCGATAATATAAGAAGAACACAAAACGGATAA
- the tpiA gene encoding triose-phosphate isomerase yields MRDYLIAGNWKMNKTPSEAKELVKEILPLVKDSTTKVAVAPSFVAIPAVAELVKGTNVILAAQNMADDEEGAFTGETSVLMLKDLGVEMVILGHSERRSIYKESNETINKKVKLALKHDLTVDLCIGETLEEREAGKAEAVCFEQLEKGLAGVSEAELANIVIAYEPVWAIGTGKTASPEDAEAVHKACRGKLAEMYSAAAADKIIIQYGGSVKPANVKELMAMENIDGGLIGGASLTADSFAALVNFNK; encoded by the coding sequence ATGAGAGATTATTTAATTGCAGGTAACTGGAAAATGAACAAGACCCCTTCCGAAGCGAAGGAACTTGTAAAAGAAATACTTCCCCTGGTAAAAGACAGCACGACTAAGGTGGCCGTAGCTCCTTCTTTTGTGGCAATCCCCGCTGTAGCCGAACTGGTCAAGGGAACAAACGTCATACTCGCCGCTCAGAACATGGCCGACGATGAAGAGGGTGCCTTCACGGGAGAGACTTCTGTTCTTATGCTCAAGGACCTGGGAGTGGAAATGGTTATCCTCGGGCATTCCGAAAGAAGAAGTATCTATAAAGAGTCAAATGAGACGATAAATAAAAAAGTTAAGCTTGCCTTAAAGCATGATCTTACTGTAGACTTGTGTATCGGTGAAACTCTCGAGGAGAGAGAAGCGGGAAAAGCCGAAGCTGTATGTTTTGAACAGCTTGAAAAAGGACTGGCCGGTGTATCCGAAGCTGAACTTGCCAATATCGTTATTGCCTATGAACCAGTATGGGCCATCGGTACCGGTAAGACGGCTTCTCCTGAAGATGCTGAAGCTGTGCATAAAGCCTGCAGAGGAAAACTGGCTGAAATGTACTCTGCCGCAGCAGCGGATAAAATTATCATTCAGTACGGTGGATCAGTCAAACCCGCTAATGTTAAGGAACTAATGGCAATGGAAAATATTGATGGCGGTCTTATCGGAGGCGCATCACTAACAGCGGATTCATTCGCTGCACTTGTCAATTTTAATAAATAG
- the map gene encoding type I methionyl aminopeptidase: MINIKNEDQINRIRESCHLLADTFDEIEKHIEAGISTLELNNIADDFIRRNGGIPSFLGYGGFPGAICASVNDTVIHGIPDKTKLRNGDVIGIDMGINLNGYFSDRAVTYSVGTVEEDVRKLLRITEESLYKAIEAAVAGNRIKDISKAVTNHIEPYGYGVVYDFCGHGVGLAVHEDPSIPNYYPYRGFNPRIKPGMVLAIEPMINLGTDEVEVLEDDWTVKTLDRKTSAHFEHTIAIFKDHTEILTRK; the protein is encoded by the coding sequence TTGATTAATATAAAAAATGAAGATCAGATAAACAGGATCCGCGAATCCTGTCATTTGCTCGCCGACACATTTGATGAAATAGAGAAACATATCGAAGCAGGGATTTCAACTCTGGAACTCAATAATATTGCTGATGATTTTATCAGAAGGAACGGAGGGATTCCTTCATTTCTTGGATATGGAGGATTTCCCGGCGCTATCTGTGCATCGGTAAATGACACGGTCATCCATGGCATTCCCGATAAAACAAAACTTCGCAACGGAGATGTTATCGGAATCGATATGGGAATCAATCTCAACGGATACTTCAGTGACAGGGCTGTAACCTATTCTGTGGGCACAGTTGAAGAAGATGTCCGCAAACTGCTTCGGATTACGGAGGAGAGCCTCTATAAAGCCATTGAAGCTGCTGTTGCCGGTAATAGAATCAAAGATATATCCAAAGCGGTGACAAATCATATTGAACCTTATGGATACGGGGTCGTCTATGATTTCTGCGGACATGGCGTTGGTCTGGCTGTCCATGAGGATCCTTCCATACCCAATTATTATCCTTACCGGGGATTCAATCCGCGCATCAAGCCGGGAATGGTTCTTGCCATTGAACCGATGATCAATCTTGGAACAGATGAAGTGGAAGTGCTGGAGGATGACTGGACCGTGAAGACTCTCGACAGAAAAACATCAGCCCATTTCGAGCACACTATTGCGATTTTTAAAGATCACACGGAAATACTTACCCGGAAGTAA
- a CDS encoding Do family serine endopeptidase — translation MKLVPSAQKAGTIALMVLSLLTGFIFSILIYKVIDNNKAIESVYAESVLDNDLGRALALQNVYRKVASHVLPVVVEIDAVEFKDTDSEESFNPFRFFREPGDEGGVEDESPKYRSEGLGSGIIVRREDDTYYVLTNNHVAGNADEITIKLFDERSYDGVMVGTDERKDLALVSFETDEDLAIGTLGDSDDLYVGDFVLAVGNPFGFKSTVTSGIVSALGRQQGPDENISDFIQTDAAINQGNSGGALVNLEGEIIGVNTWITTPTGGSIGLGFSIPINNAKKAIEDIISNGSPEYGWLGVSIFSVSQEVADSLGLESARGVLISQVFKNSPAQKGGLKPGDVVMNVDGKAIKSSEELNYLIGDIIPGTRVSMELIRDGIPISVSVRIEKRESEDSIQNVSSSNLAWPGALIGPLTGEIKKEFSIDDGETGVVVYDVYPKTPMQIAGLKDWDIIKEVNGSAVTNLQEFYRILNSSSKITITYVREGVTFETSTIVK, via the coding sequence ATGAAGCTTGTTCCTTCCGCTCAAAAAGCCGGAACTATTGCTCTGATGGTATTGAGCCTGTTAACAGGGTTTATTTTTTCAATATTGATATACAAGGTGATTGATAATAACAAGGCGATAGAGTCAGTATATGCTGAATCCGTCCTGGATAATGATTTGGGTAGAGCGCTGGCTCTTCAGAATGTCTACAGGAAAGTCGCTTCCCATGTCCTGCCTGTCGTTGTAGAGATAGATGCAGTCGAATTTAAGGATACGGACAGTGAGGAATCATTCAATCCTTTCCGGTTTTTCCGAGAGCCCGGAGATGAGGGCGGCGTAGAGGACGAATCTCCGAAATACCGCAGTGAAGGGCTTGGTTCGGGAATCATCGTCAGGAGAGAGGATGACACATATTACGTTCTGACGAACAACCATGTGGCCGGAAATGCGGACGAAATAACCATTAAGCTTTTTGATGAGAGATCCTACGATGGCGTAATGGTCGGAACTGATGAGAGAAAAGATCTCGCACTTGTCTCTTTCGAGACAGATGAGGATCTGGCTATCGGCACTCTCGGCGATTCTGATGATTTGTATGTGGGGGATTTTGTTCTGGCTGTAGGGAATCCTTTCGGGTTCAAATCGACTGTTACTTCGGGAATCGTCAGCGCTCTGGGCCGCCAGCAGGGACCGGATGAGAATATCAGCGATTTTATACAGACCGATGCCGCTATCAATCAGGGGAATTCCGGTGGAGCATTGGTGAATCTGGAAGGGGAGATCATCGGAGTCAATACCTGGATTACAACCCCCACGGGAGGCAGTATCGGTCTGGGATTCAGCATACCCATCAATAATGCCAAGAAGGCCATCGAAGATATTATCAGCAATGGTTCACCCGAGTACGGATGGCTTGGCGTTTCGATTTTCAGTGTTTCGCAGGAAGTGGCTGACAGTCTCGGTCTGGAATCGGCCCGGGGAGTTTTAATCAGTCAGGTGTTCAAGAATTCTCCTGCTCAAAAAGGCGGTTTAAAGCCGGGCGATGTTGTTATGAACGTCGACGGTAAGGCCATAAAATCCAGTGAGGAATTGAATTATCTGATTGGAGATATCATCCCAGGCACTCGGGTCTCAATGGAATTGATACGGGATGGAATCCCTATATCTGTTTCGGTTCGCATAGAAAAACGGGAATCGGAAGATTCCATACAAAACGTTTCTTCGAGCAATCTGGCCTGGCCGGGCGCATTAATCGGTCCCTTGACCGGAGAAATCAAAAAAGAATTCTCTATTGACGATGGAGAAACCGGTGTAGTAGTTTATGATGTATATCCTAAAACTCCCATGCAGATAGCCGGACTGAAAGATTGGGATATCATAAAAGAAGTAAATGGTTCGGCGGTAACCAATCTGCAGGAATTTTACAGGATTTTAAACAGCAGCAGTAAAATTACAATAACTTATGTTCGCGAAGGGGTCACATTTGAGACCTCGACAATCGTAAAATAA
- a CDS encoding peptidylprolyl isomerase: MKKTIFITALLCLTSTIFGQSLLDKPAAVIKLIETEPISSKLVNQNIKILETNARREFTLEEKTAVLDSMIDSALVVQAAKRDGITISDAQVKQYGIAQISQAAGRPLSEAEFTQYIEQKTRQPISAYLGELKKQLLIQNYISEKGKNDFLNIAQPSEREITAAYTKEETSFINPEMVRVSHVFFSFIADPFTSPRMMNATEKEAVQKKADDIMKKLKNGTMTFEQAVRLHSEDQDSKVKAGDIGFLVRNDQNALQNLGASFIDEVYNMSVGQIELIQSVAGYHIVRVTDRIDKKFLKLDDPVNPAEQMTVREYIGQQLYLQKRQEMFQVVSKREVERIRNEAEVTLYKQNLGWE, translated from the coding sequence ATGAAGAAAACAATATTTATAACGGCACTCCTGTGTCTTACCTCAACAATCTTCGGACAGTCGCTTCTCGATAAACCCGCAGCTGTCATTAAGCTGATTGAAACGGAACCGATAAGCTCGAAACTGGTGAATCAGAATATAAAAATTCTTGAGACAAACGCCCGACGGGAGTTCACTTTAGAGGAAAAGACCGCAGTTCTCGACTCTATGATAGACTCGGCGCTGGTCGTTCAGGCGGCGAAGCGGGACGGTATAACCATTTCGGACGCCCAGGTGAAGCAGTACGGTATTGCTCAGATCAGCCAGGCTGCCGGAAGACCTCTGTCTGAAGCAGAGTTTACTCAGTATATAGAACAGAAAACCCGTCAGCCGATTTCCGCATACCTCGGGGAGCTGAAGAAACAGCTTCTTATTCAGAATTACATATCTGAAAAGGGAAAAAATGATTTTCTTAATATAGCTCAACCCAGCGAAAGAGAAATAACTGCTGCCTATACGAAGGAAGAAACTTCCTTCATCAATCCGGAAATGGTAAGAGTCAGCCATGTCTTTTTCTCTTTTATTGCCGATCCTTTCACATCTCCCCGGATGATGAACGCGACAGAGAAGGAAGCTGTTCAGAAGAAAGCCGATGATATTATGAAAAAGCTGAAAAACGGCACAATGACATTTGAGCAGGCAGTAAGACTCCATTCCGAAGACCAGGATAGCAAAGTCAAAGCCGGCGATATCGGTTTTCTGGTCAGAAACGACCAGAATGCTCTGCAGAATCTGGGTGCTTCATTTATCGATGAGGTGTATAATATGTCTGTCGGCCAGATTGAACTCATTCAATCGGTTGCCGGTTATCATATTGTAAGAGTCACGGACCGGATAGATAAGAAATTTCTGAAGCTTGATGACCCTGTAAATCCTGCAGAGCAGATGACAGTCCGTGAATACATCGGTCAGCAGCTCTACCTTCAGAAGAGACAGGAAATGTTCCAGGTCGTTTCTAAGAGAGAAGTCGAGCGTATAAGAAATGAAGCTGAAGTGACGCTTTACAAACAGAATCTCGGTTGGGAATAA
- a CDS encoding tetratricopeptide repeat protein: MLAINGRKSLIILDVALLILALTIGGFLLSQNDFSYYVELVRPNRSAEFRDNLAAVDRMINGGGYSSAISYLKKGSSFAETGLNWMSVIKRAYMLSEKTGDESLFHKYVKKGFDEYPGNEDIRALRVFSLLKQQEYEAASELSLGIGNSYYDNLKVEAALSAEFASDTIADPFSYLLDLLKESEDPSIFRRVGEITGNDKLLFDAAVLYMKSGEIKSAYNLASGITGAWVNDEAIGMIAIDAGQFNHALSRLLNQNQIDLRNHNERWAVQLILGDLLQLEGNLNDSAQYYRRSLEINSSGSWQQYANYSRLLKAQGRFRQSMTTLQDAIDVFPDREKELVVSMVVNQFDRNRSTTERYLKSFLDRHPDDPEANLLVIEHFPIQTTPEKYGARIWELYNKNPSNRAIAEFLIWYLLGVGDIEGTTLVLDRFDRDSGRSYWTVFYRALSLSMNKGFNEAETLLSESIGMKQTWYAYYNLAVIQLFLGKFSPALNNLQEAEVLLSKSDLEKTRYLASIKTKYAVAYIGLRELDNARVSLSEALRLDSNNLEAALLTREIQN, translated from the coding sequence GTGCTTGCTATAAACGGTCGGAAATCCCTAATCATTCTGGATGTCGCACTACTCATTTTGGCTTTGACCATTGGAGGCTTTCTCCTCAGTCAGAATGATTTCTCTTATTATGTCGAATTGGTTCGACCGAATCGTTCTGCGGAATTCAGGGATAATCTTGCCGCAGTCGATAGAATGATAAATGGCGGAGGATACAGTTCCGCCATTTCTTATCTGAAAAAAGGCTCATCATTCGCTGAAACCGGTTTGAACTGGATGAGCGTGATAAAAAGAGCTTATATGCTCAGTGAGAAAACCGGAGACGAGTCCCTTTTTCACAAATATGTAAAGAAGGGATTTGACGAATATCCGGGAAATGAAGACATAAGAGCTTTAAGGGTTTTTTCACTTCTGAAACAGCAGGAATATGAAGCGGCGTCCGAGTTATCTCTCGGCATCGGGAATTCCTACTATGATAATCTTAAAGTGGAAGCTGCTTTGAGTGCTGAATTCGCTTCCGATACGATAGCCGATCCTTTTTCCTATCTTCTTGACTTACTGAAGGAATCAGAAGACCCCTCTATTTTCAGACGTGTCGGTGAAATTACGGGCAATGACAAACTCCTCTTTGATGCAGCCGTTCTGTATATGAAGTCCGGTGAGATCAAAAGCGCCTACAATCTTGCTTCGGGAATTACGGGAGCCTGGGTCAATGATGAAGCAATCGGCATGATTGCGATAGATGCCGGGCAATTCAATCATGCGCTTTCCCGTCTTCTGAATCAGAATCAGATAGATTTGCGTAATCACAACGAGAGATGGGCTGTTCAGCTTATCCTGGGAGATCTGCTGCAGCTCGAGGGTAATCTTAATGATTCCGCTCAATACTACAGAAGATCGCTGGAAATCAATAGTTCGGGAAGCTGGCAGCAGTATGCGAATTATTCCAGACTGTTAAAGGCGCAGGGACGTTTTCGCCAGTCAATGACGACTTTACAGGATGCCATTGATGTTTTCCCCGACAGGGAAAAAGAACTGGTTGTATCAATGGTCGTCAATCAATTCGACAGAAACAGATCCACAACCGAAAGATATCTGAAATCTTTTCTCGATAGACATCCCGATGATCCGGAAGCCAATCTGCTGGTGATCGAGCATTTTCCCATTCAGACAACACCTGAAAAATACGGAGCGAGAATCTGGGAACTCTATAATAAAAACCCCTCGAATAGAGCCATAGCTGAGTTTCTTATCTGGTATCTGCTCGGAGTTGGGGATATAGAGGGAACGACTCTGGTTCTCGACCGGTTTGACAGAGACAGCGGGCGATCCTACTGGACCGTTTTCTACAGAGCTCTCAGCCTTTCGATGAATAAAGGATTTAATGAAGCGGAAACTCTGCTCAGCGAATCCATAGGTATGAAACAAACCTGGTATGCCTATTATAATCTGGCGGTCATTCAATTGTTTCTGGGTAAATTCAGTCCGGCTTTGAATAATCTTCAGGAAGCGGAGGTCCTTCTTTCTAAATCCGATCTGGAAAAGACCCGTTATCTTGCCAGTATTAAAACAAAATATGCTGTTGCTTATATCGGTTTGAGAGAGCTTGATAATGCGAGAGTCTCTTTAAGCGAAGCTCTGAGACTGGACAGCAACAATCTTGAAGCCGCTCTTCTGACCAGGGAAATTCAAAATTAA